One region of Bacillus pumilus genomic DNA includes:
- the brnQ gene encoding branched-chain amino acid transport system II carrier protein yields MKNSLSIKETLAIGLMLFALFFGAGNMIFPPVLGQYAGENVWLAIGGFLLTGVGLPLLGVIAIALTGTGAKGLADKAHPIFGTIFTVILYLSIGPFFAIPRTGTVSYEIGLAPFLSETQTSSWVPLFLFTLVFFTITYLLALNPSKLVDRIGKVLTPILLTVIAIIVFKAIATPMGIIGAPDATYKANPLFTGFLEGYKTMDALASLVFGIVVVTAVKERGITERKSLAAACIKAGLVAAAGLALVYISLAYVGASSPDTTGMVGANEGGKLLSLSANFLFGSAGNIVLGVAILFACLTTSVGLVSSCGEYFSKLFPALSYRTVVLIVSLFSTLVANLGLAQIISLSVPVLVAIYPLAIVIILLSFLDRWINGRRVIYVVSLIFTGFFAIIDGLLAAKINLGGLPAFSDAFIPFYDLGIGWVVPAIIGAGIGVLISMLTSPPKQLAS; encoded by the coding sequence TTGAAAAATAGTTTAAGTATAAAAGAGACATTAGCCATTGGTTTAATGCTTTTTGCATTATTCTTTGGCGCAGGAAATATGATTTTCCCGCCTGTCCTTGGACAATATGCAGGTGAGAATGTTTGGCTTGCTATCGGTGGATTTTTACTCACAGGAGTTGGTCTTCCGCTTCTAGGAGTTATTGCTATTGCCCTTACAGGTACCGGTGCAAAAGGCCTTGCGGATAAAGCCCATCCTATATTTGGAACCATTTTCACTGTCATTCTGTATTTATCCATAGGACCATTTTTTGCTATCCCGCGAACAGGTACGGTTTCTTACGAGATTGGTTTAGCACCGTTTCTGTCTGAAACACAAACCTCTTCATGGGTACCGCTTTTCTTATTCACCCTTGTGTTTTTCACGATTACGTATCTGCTCGCTTTGAACCCTTCAAAGCTTGTTGATCGAATCGGCAAAGTGTTGACACCTATCTTATTAACGGTCATTGCAATTATTGTATTTAAAGCCATAGCTACACCGATGGGAATAATCGGTGCGCCTGATGCGACTTATAAAGCAAACCCTCTCTTCACTGGGTTTTTAGAGGGCTATAAAACAATGGATGCTCTCGCTTCTCTCGTATTTGGAATCGTTGTTGTGACAGCTGTTAAAGAAAGAGGTATCACAGAGCGCAAATCTCTTGCGGCGGCCTGTATAAAAGCTGGCCTTGTTGCAGCAGCTGGACTAGCACTAGTGTATATCTCGCTTGCTTATGTCGGTGCTTCAAGTCCTGATACAACCGGAATGGTTGGGGCAAATGAAGGCGGCAAACTGCTTTCACTATCAGCAAACTTTTTATTTGGTTCTGCTGGTAACATTGTCCTTGGTGTAGCCATTTTATTTGCTTGTCTCACAACAAGTGTTGGGCTTGTCTCATCATGCGGCGAATATTTTTCAAAGCTTTTCCCAGCACTTTCTTATCGCACAGTCGTACTCATTGTTTCTTTATTTAGCACATTGGTTGCAAACCTTGGACTGGCACAAATCATCTCTCTATCGGTCCCTGTACTCGTAGCGATATATCCACTGGCAATTGTCATTATTTTATTGTCATTCCTTGACCGCTGGATTAACGGTAGACGAGTGATTTATGTAGTATCCCTCATCTTTACTGGTTTCTTTGCCATCATTGATGGATTATTAGCTGCCAAAATCAATCTCGGTGGGTTGCCTGCCTTCTCAGATGCATTCATTCCATTTTACGATTTAGGCATTGGATGGGTCGTACCAGCAATTATCGGCGCAGGTATTGGCGTACTCATCTCTATGTTGACTAGCCCGCCTAAACAGCTCGCATCATAA
- the brnQ gene encoding branched-chain amino acid transport system II carrier protein: MKATLSTKDTVIIGFMLFALFFGAGNMIYPPELGQYAGTNVWKAMGGFLLTGVGLPLLGIIAIALTGRDAKGLADKAHPAFGTAFTVILYLSIGPLFAIPRTGTVSYEIGALPFLAGVPAWLSLLLFTLVFFGITYYLALNPTKIVDRVGKVLTPIKFTIILIIIVKAILTPMGVIGTPDVSYSNGSFFKGFLEGYKTMDALASIVFGVVVINAIKGRGVTSKKALTSACIKAGLIAACGLTFVYLSLAYLGASSTHAIGFVGDGSKILAQSSQFLFGSLGNIVLGAAITVACLTTSIGLVTSCGEYFSKLLPKLSYKMVVTLVTLFSFIISNFGLAHIIAFSVPVLTAIYPLAIVIIVLSLADKWLGHRRPVYALSLILTGCVSLFDGLAAAKLPIDPIKDVFQSILPLYDLGIGWIVPAILGIVIGFVISLFTSSASEERQKQAS; this comes from the coding sequence ATGAAGGCAACATTGTCGACGAAAGATACAGTTATTATCGGTTTTATGTTATTTGCTCTATTCTTCGGCGCGGGAAATATGATTTATCCACCAGAGCTTGGGCAATATGCTGGCACAAATGTATGGAAAGCAATGGGCGGATTTTTATTAACAGGTGTCGGTTTACCTCTTCTAGGGATTATTGCGATCGCTTTAACAGGTCGAGATGCGAAAGGATTAGCTGATAAAGCTCACCCAGCTTTTGGAACAGCGTTTACCGTCATTTTATATTTATCTATTGGGCCGCTTTTCGCTATTCCTCGTACAGGAACGGTTTCATATGAAATTGGTGCATTACCCTTTTTAGCAGGTGTACCAGCTTGGCTCTCCCTTCTTTTATTCACACTTGTCTTTTTTGGTATTACGTATTATCTTGCTCTAAATCCAACGAAGATTGTAGATCGTGTAGGGAAAGTGTTAACACCGATTAAATTTACGATCATTCTTATTATTATTGTCAAAGCCATTTTAACGCCTATGGGCGTCATTGGCACACCTGATGTATCCTATAGCAACGGATCATTTTTCAAAGGATTTTTAGAGGGCTATAAAACCATGGATGCTCTTGCTTCTATAGTGTTTGGGGTTGTTGTCATCAACGCCATTAAAGGACGCGGTGTGACAAGTAAAAAGGCACTGACATCTGCTTGTATCAAAGCAGGTCTGATTGCAGCCTGCGGATTAACATTTGTTTATCTATCTCTTGCTTATTTAGGCGCTTCAAGTACACATGCCATTGGTTTTGTTGGAGATGGTAGTAAAATCTTGGCTCAGTCTTCTCAATTCCTATTTGGCAGCTTAGGAAATATTGTGTTGGGTGCTGCGATTACGGTTGCTTGTTTAACAACAAGTATCGGCCTCGTTACATCATGCGGAGAGTATTTCTCGAAGTTACTACCTAAGCTTTCGTATAAAATGGTCGTTACACTCGTGACATTATTCAGTTTTATCATTTCGAATTTTGGACTTGCTCATATTATCGCTTTCTCTGTACCAGTTTTAACTGCGATTTATCCGCTAGCGATTGTGATCATTGTTTTGTCACTTGCTGATAAGTGGCTTGGACATAGAAGACCTGTATATGCTCTCTCTTTAATTTTAACAGGTTGCGTTAGCTTATTTGACGGCTTAGCAGCAGCGAAACTTCCAATCGATCCAATAAAAGACGTCTTCCAATCAATACTGCCTTTATATGACCTTGGCATAGGCTGGATTGTCCCTGCAATACTTGGAATCGTGATCGGATTTGTAATCTCTCTTTTCACTTCTTCTGCTTCAGAAGAGCGTCAAAAACAAGCGTCATAA
- the ezrA gene encoding septation ring formation regulator EzrA, translating to MEFIIGLIVILLALFSVGYFLRKNIYKEIDRLEAWKIEILNRSIVEEISKIKHLKMTGETEQFFERWRAEWDDIVTAHLPKVEELLYDAEEYSDKYRFSKAKQVLTHIEDLLSAADSNIEDILKEIADLVTSEEQNRKDIEKVKEQYQTVRKNLLAYSHLYGTLYDKMEQDLDEAWEGIKQYEEETENGNYMKARKILLEQDRRLDQLQLYINDVPKLIADCKQTVPGQLTKLKDGYQEMSEKGYKLEHIQITKEMETLNKQLARAEKLLIDELNLEEASSILQMIDDAIETLYDQLEAEVEAGQEIKSRMPELTEAFEKLEQDHTQTKAETALVKESYKLTAGELDQQKAFEKRLEEIEKLMKQIREKLDRDHVAYSLLMDEINQLDTFIEDAKALHDTFKGHLQSLRKEELQARETLTELKTMLTDTVRQLHKSNIPGVPAEMKERAEKAQEMIHQVHEQLENLPLNMPAVNQQLKDASDTVKNVVDETEEMLGKVDQIERIIQYGNRFRSQNHILSEQLKEAERRFYAYDYNGSFDIAAAAVEKASPGAVQKLLAQQEKEYQHQ from the coding sequence ATGGAGTTTATCATCGGTTTAATTGTCATTTTGCTTGCTTTGTTTTCAGTCGGTTATTTCCTCAGAAAAAATATATATAAAGAGATTGACCGATTGGAAGCATGGAAAATTGAAATTTTAAACAGATCAATTGTAGAAGAAATTTCAAAAATCAAACACTTAAAAATGACCGGAGAAACAGAGCAATTTTTTGAAAGATGGCGTGCAGAGTGGGACGATATCGTCACAGCCCATCTTCCAAAGGTAGAGGAGCTATTATATGACGCAGAAGAGTATTCTGATAAATATCGATTCTCCAAAGCCAAGCAGGTTCTAACGCATATTGAGGATTTGCTGAGTGCTGCTGATTCGAACATTGAAGACATTTTAAAAGAAATTGCAGACCTTGTCACAAGCGAGGAGCAAAATCGCAAGGACATTGAAAAGGTCAAAGAGCAATATCAAACGGTTCGAAAAAATCTGCTTGCGTACAGCCATTTATATGGCACCCTTTATGACAAAATGGAGCAGGACTTAGATGAGGCCTGGGAAGGGATTAAGCAGTACGAGGAAGAAACAGAAAACGGAAACTACATGAAAGCAAGAAAGATTTTGCTTGAGCAAGACCGCAGACTCGACCAGCTTCAACTATATATCAATGATGTACCAAAGCTTATTGCAGACTGCAAACAAACCGTACCAGGTCAGCTGACGAAGCTGAAAGACGGATATCAAGAAATGTCAGAAAAAGGCTACAAGCTGGAGCACATTCAGATCACGAAAGAGATGGAGACTTTAAACAAACAGCTTGCGAGGGCAGAAAAATTGCTCATTGATGAACTCAATTTAGAAGAGGCATCAAGCATTCTGCAAATGATCGATGATGCGATTGAGACGCTGTATGATCAGCTGGAGGCGGAAGTAGAAGCAGGTCAGGAAATCAAAAGCAGAATGCCTGAGCTCACAGAAGCATTCGAAAAGCTCGAGCAAGATCATACACAAACAAAGGCAGAAACGGCTCTTGTGAAAGAAAGCTACAAGCTGACAGCAGGAGAACTCGATCAACAGAAAGCATTCGAAAAACGTTTAGAAGAAATTGAAAAGCTGATGAAACAAATCCGCGAGAAGCTTGATCGTGATCACGTGGCGTATTCATTATTAATGGATGAAATCAATCAGCTGGACACCTTTATCGAGGATGCAAAAGCATTGCATGACACATTTAAAGGTCATCTCCAATCGTTAAGAAAAGAAGAATTACAGGCGAGAGAAACACTGACTGAGCTTAAAACTATGCTGACAGATACAGTACGCCAGCTGCATAAAAGCAATATTCCAGGTGTACCTGCTGAGATGAAAGAGCGGGCTGAAAAAGCGCAGGAGATGATTCATCAAGTGCACGAGCAGCTGGAAAACCTGCCACTCAACATGCCGGCAGTAAATCAGCAATTAAAAGATGCCTCTGACACAGTCAAAAATGTTGTGGATGAGACAGAAGAAATGCTTGGTAAAGTGGATCAAATTGAACGAATCATTCAATATGGCAATCGTTTTAGAAGTCAAAACCACATTCTTTCAGAACAATTGAAAGAGGCTGAACGAAGATTTTACGCCTATGATTACAACGGATCATTTGATATAGCAGCAGCGGCTGTTGAAAAAGCATCACCCGGAGCTGTTCAAAAGCTGTTAGCTCAGCAAGAAAAAGAGTATCAGCATCAATAA
- the hisJ gene encoding histidinol-phosphatase HisJ, with protein sequence MLKQDAHLHTPFCPHGSLDSFHSYIEKAIKKGFDSITFTEHAPLPPSFQDPTPEQDSAMKLQELDSYITKLDQLKQEYKGQLIVKTGLEVDYIKEYEEETSAFLDCYGPELDDSILSVHFLPAGDDYICLDFDEHAFQQLISLYGSIEKVYQSYYDQIHSSILSSLGRYKPNRIGHITLVQKFKQLFPFEMTSALCQKITLCLEETAKKGMSLDFNTSGLRKTYARSIYLDQWMIDLAKQKKIPLIFGSDAHQAEDLGYAYDQFEDIMSFK encoded by the coding sequence ATGCTGAAGCAAGATGCACATCTACATACACCGTTTTGCCCTCACGGCTCGCTTGATTCTTTTCATTCTTATATTGAAAAAGCCATCAAAAAGGGATTTGATTCCATAACCTTTACCGAGCATGCCCCTCTGCCTCCATCGTTTCAAGATCCAACACCAGAGCAGGATAGTGCCATGAAGCTCCAAGAACTTGACTCGTATATAACGAAATTGGATCAGTTGAAACAGGAATACAAAGGCCAATTAATAGTAAAAACTGGGCTTGAGGTTGACTATATCAAAGAGTATGAAGAGGAAACAAGTGCCTTTTTAGACTGCTATGGTCCAGAACTAGACGATAGCATTTTATCTGTTCACTTTCTTCCTGCTGGAGATGATTATATTTGCCTTGATTTTGACGAGCATGCCTTCCAGCAGCTAATAAGCCTCTATGGCAGCATCGAAAAGGTCTATCAAAGCTACTATGACCAAATTCATTCTTCTATTCTATCATCTTTAGGTCGCTATAAGCCAAATAGAATCGGTCATATCACCCTTGTGCAGAAATTCAAACAGCTTTTCCCATTTGAGATGACATCTGCACTTTGTCAAAAGATCACCCTTTGTCTTGAAGAAACGGCAAAAAAAGGCATGTCCTTAGATTTTAATACATCAGGTCTTCGTAAAACATATGCCAGAAGTATCTATTTAGATCAATGGATGATTGATCTTGCAAAACAGAAAAAAATTCCGCTCATTTTTGGGTCTGATGCCCATCAAGCGGAAGATCTCGGATATGCTTATGATCAATTCGAAGACATCATGAGTTTTAAATGA
- the refZ gene encoding forespore capture DNA-binding protein RefZ, with protein MKASTTVQTKDRIIEAAIRLFNQKGFSGTSVREIAKEANVNVAHISYYFQGKGGLLEQLVSDFYEGYIHMIESHIHHMETRHAKECLLHVVFDILSYQHKHRQLTRFVYREVTIDSTLIREIMSTYLTKEKYLFQLIIEKGKSTHVICEQLSISSFMIQLKSLLMMPYLQPQYLMEVLYLNPNEPYFYQMYFKELSRSLHHLLEPKKPALDSHLKLMMSSN; from the coding sequence ATGAAAGCATCAACAACCGTGCAAACAAAAGACCGTATTATTGAAGCTGCCATCAGACTTTTTAACCAAAAAGGATTTTCTGGAACCTCTGTCCGTGAGATTGCGAAGGAAGCAAACGTCAACGTTGCCCACATTTCTTATTACTTTCAAGGAAAAGGAGGGCTGCTTGAGCAGCTCGTATCCGATTTTTATGAAGGCTATATTCACATGATTGAATCACATATCCATCACATGGAAACTCGTCATGCAAAAGAATGCTTACTACATGTGGTTTTTGATATTTTATCTTATCAGCACAAGCACCGTCAATTAACCCGTTTCGTTTATCGAGAGGTGACGATTGATTCGACGCTCATTAGAGAAATTATGTCGACCTATTTAACGAAAGAAAAATATTTGTTTCAGCTCATCATTGAAAAAGGAAAAAGCACCCATGTGATTTGTGAGCAGCTCTCCATCTCCTCTTTTATGATTCAGCTAAAATCACTACTCATGATGCCCTATTTACAGCCGCAATATTTAATGGAGGTGCTTTATTTAAATCCAAATGAGCCTTATTTCTATCAAATGTATTTTAAGGAACTGAGCCGCTCGCTTCATCATTTACTAGAACCCAAAAAGCCGGCATTAGATTCTCATTTAAAACTCATGATGTCTTCGAATTGA
- a CDS encoding GAF domain-containing protein — MFHVEKQSGDPSKNYQLLVKQVEAITDGEPDLIANLANAAALLYHSLPEVNWAGFYLAKGGELVLGPFNGLPACVRIPSGKGVCGTAFATGDVQRIADVHAFPGHIACDAASQSEIVVPLKVNGEIIGVLDIDSPVKDRFSEVDETYLIQFTEVLQKALSASTNA, encoded by the coding sequence ATGTTTCATGTCGAAAAACAGTCTGGCGATCCATCAAAAAACTATCAATTGCTCGTTAAACAGGTCGAAGCCATTACAGATGGTGAGCCTGATCTAATTGCCAACCTAGCAAATGCGGCGGCGCTATTGTATCATTCACTCCCAGAGGTCAATTGGGCAGGGTTTTATTTGGCTAAAGGCGGCGAGCTTGTGCTCGGACCGTTTAACGGACTGCCTGCATGTGTGCGTATCCCATCTGGAAAAGGCGTTTGCGGTACTGCGTTTGCAACAGGTGACGTCCAGCGTATCGCTGATGTGCACGCATTCCCTGGACATATCGCATGTGATGCAGCATCACAATCTGAAATTGTCGTGCCGCTCAAAGTAAATGGAGAGATCATTGGGGTGCTCGACATTGACAGCCCCGTGAAAGACCGTTTCAGTGAAGTAGATGAAACCTACTTAATTCAATTTACCGAGGTACTCCAAAAGGCATTATCCGCTTCTACAAATGCGTAA
- the rpsD gene encoding 30S ribosomal protein S4 produces the protein MARYTGPSWKISRRLGISLSGTGKELEKRPYAPGPHGPGQRKKLSEYGLQLQEKQKLRHMYGVNERQFRTLFDKADKLPGKQGENFMILLETRLDNLVYRLGLARTRRQARQLVNHGHILVDGSRVDIPSFSVKPGQTIALREKSQNLAVVKESVEVNSFVPEYLTFDAEKLEGTFTRLPERSELAPEISEQLIVEFYSR, from the coding sequence ATGGCTCGCTATACAGGTCCAAGTTGGAAGATTTCCCGCCGTTTAGGCATTTCATTAAGCGGAACAGGTAAGGAACTTGAAAAACGCCCTTACGCTCCAGGCCCACATGGTCCAGGACAACGCAAAAAACTATCTGAATACGGTTTACAATTACAAGAGAAGCAAAAGCTTCGTCACATGTACGGTGTCAACGAACGTCAATTCCGTACACTATTTGACAAAGCTGATAAACTTCCTGGTAAACAAGGTGAAAACTTCATGATCCTTCTTGAAACTCGCCTTGACAACCTAGTATACCGTCTTGGCCTTGCTCGTACTCGCCGCCAAGCTCGTCAGCTAGTCAACCATGGTCACATCCTTGTTGATGGAAGCCGTGTAGACATCCCATCTTTCTCTGTGAAACCAGGTCAAACGATAGCTCTTCGTGAGAAATCTCAAAACCTTGCAGTTGTGAAAGAATCAGTTGAAGTGAACAGCTTCGTTCCTGAATACCTTACTTTCGATGCTGAAAAGCTTGAAGGAACTTTCACTCGTCTTCCAGAGCGTTCTGAATTAGCGCCTGAAATCAGCGAACAACTAATCGTTGAGTTCTACTCTCGTTAA
- a CDS encoding collagen-like protein — translation MGCDKYKKCPKCKQKLSKSNCCIICETKVIVGRRGLRGLRGVRGATGATGPTGATGTGTGATGATGAAGATGATGPTGATGATGATGATGATGAAGATGPTGVTGDTGATGATGPTGATGDTGATGATGATGATGAAGATGATGPTGVTGDTGATGDTGATGATGATGATGAAGAIGATGPTGATGDTGATGATGATGAAGATGATGATGATGDTGATGATGATGATGAAGATGATGPTGVTGDTGATGATGPTGVTGDTGATGATGPTGATGDTGATGATGATGATGAAGATGPTGVTGDTGATGATGAAGATGATGPTGVTGDTGATGATGPTGVTGDTGATGATGATGATGATGATGATGPTGATGDTGATGATGAAGATGATGPTGVTGDTGATGATGATGATGDTGATGATGATGAAGATGATGPTGDTGATGATGATGATGATGAAGATGATGPTGATGDTGATGATGATGAAGATGATGPTGVTGDTGATGVTGPTGATGATGATGAGLAEFAYVYNLSAETVALEAPVIFDSTGIITSGITHAPGTSQIIVTNPGNYEVTFSVSGVEPNQFTLFVNGGPVTNTVYGSGAGTQQNNGQAILALAAGDTLTLVNHTSAAAVTLQTLAGGTQTNVNASIIIKKLD, via the coding sequence ATGGGTTGTGATAAGTATAAAAAATGCCCTAAATGTAAACAGAAACTATCAAAATCAAATTGTTGCATCATTTGTGAAACAAAAGTAATTGTAGGACGAAGAGGATTACGGGGATTACGAGGGGTTCGAGGAGCCACAGGAGCGACCGGTCCAACAGGTGCAACAGGCACGGGCACAGGAGCAACGGGAGCAACGGGTGCCGCAGGAGCTACAGGAGCCACAGGTCCAACAGGTGCAACGGGAGCCACAGGAGCGACCGGTGCAACAGGAGCAACGGGTGCCGCAGGAGCTACAGGTCCAACAGGTGTAACAGGAGATACGGGAGCCACAGGAGCAACCGGTCCAACGGGTGCAACAGGAGATACGGGAGCAACAGGAGCGACCGGTGCAACAGGAGCAACGGGTGCCGCAGGAGCTACAGGAGCCACAGGTCCAACAGGTGTAACAGGAGATACGGGTGCAACAGGAGATACGGGAGCCACAGGAGCGACCGGTGCAACAGGAGCAACGGGTGCCGCAGGAGCTATAGGAGCGACCGGTCCAACGGGTGCAACAGGAGATACGGGAGCCACAGGAGCAACCGGTGCAACCGGTGCCGCAGGAGCAACAGGCGCAACCGGTGCAACAGGAGCAACGGGAGATACGGGAGCCACAGGAGCGACCGGTGCAACAGGAGCAACGGGTGCCGCAGGAGCTACAGGAGCCACAGGTCCAACAGGTGTAACAGGAGATACGGGAGCCACAGGAGCAACCGGTCCAACAGGTGTAACAGGAGATACGGGAGCTACAGGAGCAACCGGTCCAACGGGTGCAACAGGAGATACGGGAGCCACAGGAGCGACCGGTGCAACAGGAGCAACGGGTGCCGCAGGAGCCACAGGTCCAACAGGTGTAACAGGAGATACGGGAGCTACAGGAGCAACGGGTGCCGCAGGAGCTACAGGAGCCACAGGTCCAACAGGTGTAACAGGAGATACGGGAGCCACAGGAGCAACCGGTCCAACAGGTGTAACAGGAGATACGGGAGCCACAGGAGCGACCGGTGCAACAGGAGCAACAGGTGCCACGGGAGCCACAGGAGCAACCGGTCCAACGGGTGCAACAGGAGATACGGGAGCCACAGGAGCAACGGGTGCCGCAGGAGCAACAGGCGCAACCGGTCCAACAGGTGTAACAGGAGATACGGGAGCAACAGGCGCAACCGGTGCAACGGGTGCAACAGGAGATACGGGAGCTACAGGAGCGACCGGTGCAACGGGTGCCGCAGGAGCAACAGGCGCAACCGGTCCAACAGGAGATACGGGGGCTACAGGAGCGACCGGTGCAACAGGTGCAACAGGAGCAACGGGTGCCGCAGGAGCAACAGGCGCAACCGGTCCAACAGGTGCAACAGGAGATACGGGAGCTACAGGAGCGACCGGTGCAACGGGTGCCGCAGGAGCAACAGGCGCAACCGGTCCAACAGGTGTAACAGGAGATACGGGAGCAACAGGAGTAACCGGTCCAACAGGTGCAACAGGTGCAACGGGAGCAACAGGAGCAGGGCTAGCTGAATTTGCATATGTATACAATCTAAGTGCTGAAACAGTAGCTTTAGAGGCCCCGGTGATTTTTGACTCAACTGGAATTATTACTTCTGGTATTACACATGCCCCTGGAACTTCTCAAATTATAGTCACCAATCCAGGAAACTACGAGGTTACTTTTTCAGTTTCTGGCGTAGAGCCAAATCAATTTACCCTATTTGTAAATGGAGGTCCTGTGACGAACACAGTTTATGGGTCAGGAGCTGGTACTCAACAGAATAACGGTCAGGCAATCCTCGCTCTAGCAGCGGGTGACACGCTTACTCTTGTAAACCATACTTCCGCAGCAGCAGTTACTCTTCAAACCCTAGCAGGAGGGACTCAAACAAACGTGAATGCTTCTATTATTATTAAAAAATTAGACTAA
- a CDS encoding cysteine hydrolase family protein, whose product MQTNQKALIIVDVQKAFEHEKWGERNNLEAEKNINRLLTCWREEGWKVIHIQHTADNPDSVFHPANEGHLFKEIARPLEEETVIQKKVNSSFIGTNLEEQLRSNEIDTVVIAGLTTPHCVSTTTRMSGNLGFDTYLVSDATAAFGLTDQTGTYFDPETIHRLSLATLHDEFATVLTTEQLISDLMEK is encoded by the coding sequence GTGCAAACGAACCAAAAGGCTTTGATCATTGTTGATGTACAAAAGGCGTTTGAGCATGAAAAATGGGGAGAACGGAATAATCTAGAGGCAGAGAAGAATATCAACCGCCTATTAACATGTTGGAGAGAAGAAGGCTGGAAAGTGATTCATATTCAGCATACAGCTGACAATCCGGACTCTGTATTTCATCCGGCAAATGAAGGGCATCTTTTCAAAGAGATTGCCAGACCGCTAGAGGAAGAAACGGTCATCCAAAAGAAAGTCAACAGCAGCTTTATAGGCACAAACTTAGAGGAACAACTAAGATCAAACGAGATCGACACTGTTGTGATCGCAGGACTTACAACACCGCACTGCGTATCTACAACAACAAGAATGAGCGGAAACCTTGGCTTTGATACGTACCTAGTCTCAGATGCAACAGCCGCCTTTGGACTAACAGATCAAACCGGTACATATTTTGACCCAGAAACGATCCATCGGCTCTCACTTGCAACACTGCACGATGAATTTGCGACTGTCCTGACAACAGAGCAGTTGATTAGTGATTTGATGGAAAAATAA